One Gemmatimonadota bacterium DNA window includes the following coding sequences:
- a CDS encoding DUF1569 domain-containing protein — translation MSLHTPGARDAFIARVQSVSASSPRHWGKMSPDQMLWHVNRGLSGSLGLEAATPFKIPIPQWLMRPIALYLPWPKSSPTAPQFVAAGTYDLAHEKTVLVGLIQAVAAKPLDSEWGDHPAFGRMSGRQFSRLNALHLDHHLRQFGA, via the coding sequence ATGAGCCTGCATACCCCCGGCGCGCGCGATGCGTTCATCGCGCGCGTGCAATCTGTAAGCGCCTCAAGCCCGCGGCACTGGGGCAAGATGTCGCCCGACCAGATGCTCTGGCACGTCAATCGCGGACTCTCCGGAAGTCTGGGACTCGAAGCCGCCACCCCGTTCAAGATTCCAATCCCGCAGTGGCTTATGCGCCCCATTGCGCTCTACCTGCCCTGGCCCAAGAGCTCACCCACGGCGCCGCAGTTCGTCGCCGCTGGCACCTACGATCTCGCGCACGAGAAAACGGTGCTCGTGGGGCTCATTCAGGCCGTGGCTGCCAAGCCGCTCGACAGCGAGTGGGGAGACCACCCCGCCTTCGGCCGGATGAGCGGCCGGCAGTTCAGCCGGCTGAACGCGCTCCACTTGGACCATCATCTACGGCAGTTTGGCGCGTAA